Part of the Candidatus Woesearchaeota archaeon genome is shown below.
AAAATTATCAATAACAAAATAGTTTATGTTACAGTGGGCAGGCTGATTCCTTCTAAAAATCCTAAGTTATTAATTAGTAACTTTTTACAAAACTGCAAACCTAAAGATATATTGCTTATAGTTGGCGATGGCCCTGAAAAGGAAAAACTCGAATATGTTTTTAACTCAGATAAAATTGCGTTTTTAGGAAAAAGAAAGTGCGTTCAAGCAATTCTTTCAAAATCAGATTATTTTATTTATGCATCAGAAGTAGAAGGTTTTCCAAATACTTTAATTGAAGCAATGTTTGCAGGACTTCCTATAATAACAACAGATTTTAAGACAGGTGCTAGGGAAATCATAGATCCTGAACTTAGCTTTACAAAGAAAATAAAATATCCTTATTTCGGACCTAATGGGTGTCTTGTCAGTCTGAAAAACTATGGACAAGATATGGTCAAAGCTTTTAAAAATTTAGATAAAATAAAACAGGAACAAAAAAGCAAATACCTATTTGAGAAAAAAGAGACAATTAAAAAATGGAGTCTTTTACTTAAGTGATATTATGTGTGGAATTAACGGATTTAATTGGAAAGATGAAAAACTTGTTAGTGCAATGAATACTACAATAAAACACAGAGGCCCTGATGACTCTGGTAAATTCATTTCAGATACAGTTACTTTAGGACATGTAAGGCTGTCAATTCTTGATTTAAGCGAGAAAGGACACCAGCCAATGGGTATTAATAAGGATTTGTTAATATATAAAGACAATAAACTCGAAACTGCAGATTATGTTGTTGTATACAACGGAGAAATTTATAATTTTGAAGAAATTAATAAAAGACTCAATTGTAAATTAGAATCGAGCTGCGATACAGAAACTCTTCTTAGAGCATATGAAAAATGGGGTGTTGATTGTGTTAAAGAATTCAATGGAATGTGGGCGTTTTGTATTTATGACAAAAAAAAGAACATTTTATTTTGTTCAAGAGATCGTCTAGGACAGAAGCCTTTTCATTATTATTATAATAAAAATAATTTTGCTTTTAGTTCAGAACTAAAAGGCTTACTTAAGATTCCTCAAAATTTTAAAACAGCTGTTTCCAAAGAAGCGTTGGAACTATATTTTACTCTTGGCTTCATACCCTCGCCTTTGACGATATATGAAAACAATTTCAAATTAGAAGCAGGACACAATTTAATTTTTGATTTGAAAAAAAATACTTTGAAAAAAATAACATACTATGAACCGTCAAAGTTCAAACCTGAACATAATAAAAAGAAGCTTATTTTAGAGGGCAGAAAAATATTTTCTGAAGCGACAAGACTGCGAATGATTGCAGATGTACCTGTAGGTGCCTTCCTTTCAGGAGGACTTGATTCTAGCGCTGTTGTGGGAGAAATGAGAAAGAATACTAAGGCCAAGAATCTTAATACATTTAGCATTGGCTTTGATAAGGAGTATGATGAAACAAAATATATTGATCTAGTTAAGAGGTTCTACAAAACCAAACACCATCACCACTATTTCAAAAGAAAAGACTTTGAAAATCTTATTGAAACATATTCAGAAAGCTATGATGAACCCTTCGCGGATTATTCTGGATTTCCAACACTAAAAGTCTCAGAAATGGCTAGAAAGCACGTAACTGTTGCACTATCAGGAGATGGTGGAGATGAAATTTTTGGCGGTTACAATATGCATAAAATGGGAGCTCAGATGGATCTGCTTAGTAAATTACCCAGATTTGTAAGAAAGATTATTGCAAAACTTCCAATAAAGGAAAATATTGGCTCTATGGCTTCATTTTATCTACTAAAAGAAGCAGCATCATTATCCCTTTATCCAAAAGAAGAATTCTATGCTAAGGCTCTAGCAAAAAATAAGTTAAAGAGTAAAGCATTTGATGAATGGACCAAAAGAACTCTTAAAGAGTCTTTAACAAAAACAGATGGCTCATACGCTGAAATGCTCAGATATCATGATTTGATGTATAATACGCTAGGAGATAAATTCCTCGTCAAGGTAGATAGAGCCTCGATGCAATACGCTTTAGAAGTAAGAAGTCCCTTTTTAGACTACAGATTTGTGGAATTTGCTCAGAAAATACCTGTAAAATGGAAAGCTACTGTATTTAAAACCAAGATACTTATGAGAGACATTATAAAAGACAATGTTCCGAAGGAAATACTTAATAGAGGAAAACAAGGATTTACCCCGCCACTAGATAAATGGATTCTTGACAAGAAATATGAACCAGTCCTAAAAAGCGGTTTAAAATCGCTTGAAACAATACATCCTGAAATTGCTAAATACTATAAAGAAAAGGTTTTTAAAGAATATAAAAAGAACACAAAACAACAAGAAAAAAACAGAATAGTCATAAACAATAAAATAAAACTATTCATCTTTCAAAAATGGCTCAAACAAAATTAAAATACTTATACGAAGAAACCTACTTATCTGACAAACATTTTAGTTTTGGAGAAAACTGGAAAATCTATCTTAAAAATTTGAACAACAAAAAAATAAAATTAGCAGAGAAATCATTAATTGACTTCTTAAAAAATAAGGATGCAATAAAAAACAAAACTTTTTTGGACCTTGGCTGCGGAAGCGGGCTTTTTTCACTTGCATCAATTAATCTGGGTGCTAAAAAAGTTGTCAGTGTAGATGTAGACAAAGATTCTGTGGCTTGCGCTCAATTCTTAAAGAAAAAATATTGTAAAAATAATAATTCATGGAAAATAATCTATGGTTCTGCACTAAATGACTCTCTTTTGAAAAAATTAGGCAAATTCGATATAATTTACAGTTGGGGTGTTTTACACCACACAGGCGATATGTATAAAGCTTTTAAAAATATTGACTATGTTGCCAAAAAAGGTTCTTTTATATATCTTGCAATATATAATGACAATAGAAAAGTTCTGGAAGGTAAATCTGTTTTTTGGCATAAAATAAAAAAAATTTACAATAAGTCAGGAACATTTGTAAAACAACTGATGTATCAAACGTACAAAACATACCTTATATTGGGAATAACTACATCTGGAAAAAATCCTGCAAAGTATATCCGTGAATACGAAACATTAAGAGGTATGAATTTTTATACAGATATAAAAGATTGGTTAGGAGGATATCCATATCAATACGCGAGTGTGGAAACATTGACAAAATATTTTAGAAATAGGAATTATTCAATAGAAAAAATAATAAAGGCTAGATCTATTGGTTGTAACGAACTGTTACTTAAACGGAAAAAATGAAAAAACTGACTAATAAAAAATATTGGAACAAAAACTATGATGGTACAATAAATGTATTTATACAAAAGGCCACAAAGTTATCCTCTAAAAGCTTCTATTTTTACGATTTGAGAAAAAAAATAGAGAAGTATTTAAAGAAAAAATCTAAAATAATGGAAATAGGTTGCGCCCCCGGAAATATATTAATATCTCTTTCAAAAAAATATGACTTGATACCTCACGGCGTAGAATACTCTAAAGAAGGAGCAGAAATTACAAAAAGAAATTTTGAAAAAGAAAATTTTGAAACAAAAAATGTTCTGTTGGCAGATTTTTTTTCAGAAAAATTTCAAAATAAAAACAAGGAAAAATACGATGTGGTGTGCTCTTTTGGGTTTATAGAACATTTCAAAGATGTGAAAAACGTTGTTAAATTACATCTAGATTTACTAAAAAAAGAAGGCACACTAATAATAGGAATACCTAATCTTTCTAAACAAAGCAACATTTTCTTAGAAAAAGAAATCATAGACAAACACAACCTAAATATAATGGATATAAAAAAATTAAAACAAATAATGCCGAAGAATGTTCAAATAAAAAAATGCTGTTACTACGGAGGCCCTTTTAACATAGGTCATTATAAATATGAAAATAAAATTCTCGAGATTCTGAAAACAATCTTTTTTATTTTTCAAAGAGCGATATTAGATCCTTTATTTTACCTACTGAGTTTGATAAAAATATATTTAAATAACAAATATTTTTCTCCAGGAATAGTGCTTGTGTGTGTGAAAAAATGAAAATAGGATTTGGAATAATACTGTATGACAAATTTGAAGAAACTAAAATACTAGCAGACATCATAAAAAGTTTCGACAAAAATTTTTATGTGTTAGCATGTACAAATAAATCTGATTCTGAGCACAAATTAAAGTATGAAAATATAGATAGACTGGTTATTGGCGAAGATTTGCCTTTCGATACAAACAAATGGTCTACAGAAAGACACAATATTAACTTGATAATGAGGGTCACGAGAAACATACAACAGTGCAATCAGGAACTTATAAAAAATAAAGATTTAGATTATTGTGTTTTTCTACATTCTGACTCTTGGATGTTAGACCCTAAAAAAATTTATGAGCTGATAAATACTTTAAAAAAGAAGGAAAAAATATTTGCCGTTATGGGTGTCGGATTCGGAATGATGACAAAAAATGCTCCTCTTGGTAACATATTAGATATGCTCTGGATTTATGATAGGAAAGAGATAGAAACCAGAAGATTGTTTGAATTTGATGTTGTAGAAATGATGCCGCATCAATTTGATTCTCATGGCATAATTGCAAACAACCTAGTAACAAAAGTAGGTTTTAGTAATATCTATTATTATGCAAATACAGGAAATGCATATTTCTGGAAAAATAAATATTCTACGCAAAGCAATTCAAAATATAAATATACTACCAATGCGACGCCAGCCTTAATAATTCCAGAATATAATTTTATACACATACATACAGGTGCATTTCCAGAAGACTTAGGCTTAGAACTTCAAGCATATTATCTTCGTGAAAATAATATACTTAAAGGTAAAACAATAGAACCATTTTTGAATAAATATACGATGAGTCCAAAAAAACTGTTTGAGAAAATAGAAGAAACCGACAGGAAAACAAAAAGAAGATTGTTTTGGCATGGTTTAAGCTATGAATCTTTAAGATGGGGTAAAAATTATGAAAAAATAAATCGTTTTTTAAATAGGAAAATACACAAAAAAATAAAAACGATTTTTTGGTGCTGGGCATTAACTATATTTACAACAATAGTGAAGAGAGAAGCTTATTATCAATATTTTTATGGTTCAAAAATAAAAGAACCGCTTAATGTATTTTATTCAAAAAATTTATTCAAAAAAGAAATAATTGAAAAACAAGGCCATAGTAAATGGTATTATGATAAAAATTTAAAATGAATGCACTCAATAAGATTACCAACATATTAACATACATATACTTATTAAAAGAAGAAAAAGAAGAACCTAGAAAGCTTTTTTTTTCTTTTATAAAACTAGGAATTTTAAGATTGATAAAAACAAAAAGAAAAAAAATCAAGGTCTTTGATTATAAAATATTATTTTATGACTTTAAAACATTTCACGAAATTTTTCTGGCCCTGTTTGTAAATAAAGAATACTATTTTAAATCAGACAAAAAAAAACCTAAAATAATAGACTGTGGCTCAAATATAGGTTTGTCGATTCTGTTTTTCAAAAAAAAATATCCTGGCTGCAGTATCTTAAGTTTTGAACCGGACAAAGACACATTTAAAATACTCAAAAAAAATCTTGATATAAATAAAATAGAAAATGTTGTTTTGGTTAATAAAGCAGTAAGTTCTAAAATCGAGAAAAAAAGTTTTTATATAGATTCTAAAATAAGATTTTCGCCTGGTATGAGTCTTTTCTCAAGATTGGAAAAACAAACGAAAACAACAAAGAAAACTACAATACACACAACAAAATTGTCTAAATATATAACTGAATGGATAGATTTTATGAAAATAGATATAGAAGGAAGTGAAATCGATGTTCTATTAGATTTAGATAAGACAAAAAAAATAAGCATAGTTAATGAAATGGTTATAGAATATCATCACAATACACATGACAACAATAAATTATCAAAAATTTTAGAAATTTTGGAAAGTAACAATTTTGATTATGAAATTCAGTCTTTGACAAAAACACCATTTAAAGGGGAAAAAAGCAAATTCTATAATTTGCTAATACACGCTTTTAGAAAAGATGCTGAGTAAATACTCTTAATAATTTATTTTTTCTTTACTGAATAAAATATTAAATAAAACAGCATTTCCTTTTTCAAAATCTTTTTTCGAGTAAACAGGCATATTTTGAGATAGTGTATTTTTTAAAATATTTTCATAATAATAATGATTAAAACTGTGTTTGCTAAGCCGTTTTTGAATATTATCAAATTTTTTTGAGCTAGTCTCAATTCATAAATATTTAATGTGCTTGAGATTTCTTTTCATACCTTCTAACACTTCTTCTTCATGCCCTTCAACATTTATCTTCGCAAAGTCTACTTTAGACTTGAAAAAAGAGTTACATCTTTTCACAGCGATATTTCGAAAAGAAGTATAATTATATCCCTGATTAAATTTTGAAAACTGCTTGTCTAATGTGTGCGCACCGTCGTTATCTTCACAAACCCACAATTTTAAAATAGTTTCATTATTATAAAGAGCGTATGACTTCACAACAACATTATTCAAATTATTTAATTGTATATTTTTCTTCAATTTTAAAGGATTTTTTGTTCTGGTTCAAAACAAAAGATTTTTACACTTAGTGGCTACGGCAATAACCACAACGCCATTATTAGCACAAACATCTACAAAAACTGTGTTTTTTGTCAATTTTTTTGAAGTAAAATCATAAATGATGTTAAATTCATCCAAAAAAATCTCGTCTATCAACATAATATTTTATGTTTATCATTAAAACAAATTGTATATCCCGATGTTTAATTTCTTTTAGAATTTTTATTGATTTCTTTTGATTTTTTAAATATCCATCAAAAAAATAATGTCCTACTTTTCTTGTTGTTTCTGAACCTTTTTGAAACATTTTTGCTAAACCCGCCTTAAAATAATGAAAATCTCTGTTCCGAGTCTATCCGCGCCCTAAAAGATGCGGCATTACGATTCAGTCGCCTAGACGGAATTTTCAGATTGCGTACTATCGACCTAAAGGTGGGTGTATTAAACCCCCTTCACTAGCGCGCAATAATAATCACCGAACAAAGAAAAAATAAGCTAAAAATCTTCAAAACATTAAATGAAATAAATTTTATATTCATAAAAAAACTACTCAAAATTGAGGCCCCCCAAAAATTTTTCGATTATGTGTAAACACGCATCAAGCACAGCGCCTTCTCCAGAATTGTGCTCAGTAACATAATCTGCCTTATCTCTTGTCAATTTAAACGCATTCTTTGGAGCAATACTATACCCTACTTCATCAAAAATTTTAGCATCGTGAATTCCATCACCCACATATATCGTTGTTTTCAAATCAAAATTTTCTTTCAGCCAATCAAGTCTTTCTTTTTCGGATATAAGTGTTAATTTTATGCCCATGTCGTCCTGAATCCTTCTTTTAGTTATTTCAAATCCCCTTTTATCAGCAGAAATGGCTTGAATTTTTATTTTATTTTTTAGCAATTTTATACCATCTGCATCGTGAGCGCCAAACATCTTTCCTATTTTACCATCTTTTGTATAGAGAAATTGTCCTGTTGTAAATACCCCATCCACATCAAAAATAACACAGTTCATTTTTCTAAATTTTCGTACAACATCAATTTTCCAAAGTAATATAAAAACTTATCGTATGGATGATGATGAAGTGGAGCAATATTTAGATAAATTAGCGCGGTTAAAACTTTTACTTTCTTAATATCGTAATTGTTTTCCTCTAAAAAATCAAGATAGATTTTTTCACATTCTACTAACTGCTGAGGTCTTAAAATGTCACATTTTACCCCATTTGAAGTGTTTTCGATTGTATAAAGATCTTTTTTTACAATCCCATGATTAACAATCATTCCGTGGTACAATTTGGCCAAATCATAATATAAATCTCCGCAATCAAATAACCCTCCAAAATTTTGTCTCCAGTCTAGCAATAAAAATGAATCTTTTGTGATTAAAGTATTTTCAAAATGTAAATCGCCATGAAATTTTATGGGCACTCCTTGATTGAGCCATCCCGAGAAATCTATTTTGGACAAAATATTTTTTAAAGGAGGGGTATATATACCATTAATAACATCCGTTTCGTCTTTAAATTTGTGTTTTTCATAGAATTTTATTATTCTTTCATTTGTTTTTATTCTATAAAATTTGTCGCAGACATCCACGAATTTTCCGTTTTCTTTGTAGTCTATATCAACGAATAAATTTTTCTGCAACCAATGCAGATATTTTTTAAACACTTGCGTATCTATGAATTCTGCAAGAACATCGCCTTCTATGAATTCATATGAATAAAAATGTTCGCCTGCATCTATAATCTTAGGAACTAAATTTCCCAAGATCTTTGCACGCTTAAGTCTGCCAGAAACTATTTTTTTGTCATAAAAAAATTTTATTACTTTGTCATCAAATATGAATAGGGTCTCGTCTATTTTTTCTAGAATTTCAAATTTGTCCGGAAATTCATCTCTTGCCTTATTTAAAGCTTTAATATTGCCTATATCGTACCATTTGTTTATTGATTTGTATTTAAATTTTGCACCTTTTGAGATCATGTCTTCTATACCTGATATGTCATTCAACGAAGAATCCTCGGGGTTATTTTTATACACAGATTCCAAAGATTTCCAAAAAGTGGAAAAATCGCTAATGCCTACTAAACCTATATGAATGTAATCGTAATCTGAGGCTCCTTTTTTTAAAAATTCGGTAACATTTTCTTTTTGGGTTACAAAACTAGCATATTGACTACTATCGTCCAGTTTGTAGCCTGCAACCCAATTATCTGTTTCTGGATTTGGAAGTTCTTCGTCTATAATTGTATCTGCTGCATGAAAAAT
Proteins encoded:
- a CDS encoding glycosyltransferase encodes the protein MKKIFFLINSLEMGGAERVITNIFPELSKKFDVTIITLKEGKFYDFDEVKIESLSKSNSNKSMFLNFPKYVYKIKKIKKLYPEAKVVSFLEIANFVNILGNKEAVISFRTNLDFFKKSTLKNSIYKFLIRKLYPKAKKIIVNSEENRLKFSKELAMDKNKIFTIYNPFIKDDVKLDDDILKIINNKIVYVTVGRLIPSKNPKLLISNFLQNCKPKDILLIVGDGPEKEKLEYVFNSDKIAFLGKRKCVQAILSKSDYFIYASEVEGFPNTLIEAMFAGLPIITTDFKTGAREIIDPELSFTKKIKYPYFGPNGCLVSLKNYGQDMVKAFKNLDKIKQEQKSKYLFEKKETIKKWSLLLK
- the asnB gene encoding asparagine synthase (glutamine-hydrolyzing), producing the protein MCGINGFNWKDEKLVSAMNTTIKHRGPDDSGKFISDTVTLGHVRLSILDLSEKGHQPMGINKDLLIYKDNKLETADYVVVYNGEIYNFEEINKRLNCKLESSCDTETLLRAYEKWGVDCVKEFNGMWAFCIYDKKKNILFCSRDRLGQKPFHYYYNKNNFAFSSELKGLLKIPQNFKTAVSKEALELYFTLGFIPSPLTIYENNFKLEAGHNLIFDLKKNTLKKITYYEPSKFKPEHNKKKLILEGRKIFSEATRLRMIADVPVGAFLSGGLDSSAVVGEMRKNTKAKNLNTFSIGFDKEYDETKYIDLVKRFYKTKHHHHYFKRKDFENLIETYSESYDEPFADYSGFPTLKVSEMARKHVTVALSGDGGDEIFGGYNMHKMGAQMDLLSKLPRFVRKIIAKLPIKENIGSMASFYLLKEAASLSLYPKEEFYAKALAKNKLKSKAFDEWTKRTLKESLTKTDGSYAEMLRYHDLMYNTLGDKFLVKVDRASMQYALEVRSPFLDYRFVEFAQKIPVKWKATVFKTKILMRDIIKDNVPKEILNRGKQGFTPPLDKWILDKKYEPVLKSGLKSLETIHPEIAKYYKEKVFKEYKKNTKQQEKNRIVINNKIKLFIFQKWLKQN
- a CDS encoding class I SAM-dependent methyltransferase encodes the protein MAQTKLKYLYEETYLSDKHFSFGENWKIYLKNLNNKKIKLAEKSLIDFLKNKDAIKNKTFLDLGCGSGLFSLASINLGAKKVVSVDVDKDSVACAQFLKKKYCKNNNSWKIIYGSALNDSLLKKLGKFDIIYSWGVLHHTGDMYKAFKNIDYVAKKGSFIYLAIYNDNRKVLEGKSVFWHKIKKIYNKSGTFVKQLMYQTYKTYLILGITTSGKNPAKYIREYETLRGMNFYTDIKDWLGGYPYQYASVETLTKYFRNRNYSIEKIIKARSIGCNELLLKRKK
- a CDS encoding class I SAM-dependent methyltransferase; amino-acid sequence: MKKLTNKKYWNKNYDGTINVFIQKATKLSSKSFYFYDLRKKIEKYLKKKSKIMEIGCAPGNILISLSKKYDLIPHGVEYSKEGAEITKRNFEKENFETKNVLLADFFSEKFQNKNKEKYDVVCSFGFIEHFKDVKNVVKLHLDLLKKEGTLIIGIPNLSKQSNIFLEKEIIDKHNLNIMDIKKLKQIMPKNVQIKKCCYYGGPFNIGHYKYENKILEILKTIFFIFQRAILDPLFYLLSLIKIYLNNKYFSPGIVLVCVKK
- a CDS encoding FkbM family methyltransferase: MNALNKITNILTYIYLLKEEKEEPRKLFFSFIKLGILRLIKTKRKKIKVFDYKILFYDFKTFHEIFLALFVNKEYYFKSDKKKPKIIDCGSNIGLSILFFKKKYPGCSILSFEPDKDTFKILKKNLDINKIENVVLVNKAVSSKIEKKSFYIDSKIRFSPGMSLFSRLEKQTKTTKKTTIHTTKLSKYITEWIDFMKIDIEGSEIDVLLDLDKTKKISIVNEMVIEYHHNTHDNNKLSKILEILESNNFDYEIQSLTKTPFKGEKSKFYNLLIHAFRKDAE
- a CDS encoding FkbM family methyltransferase; the protein is MKKNIQLNNLNNVVVKSYALYNNETILKLWVCEDNDGAHTLDKQFSKFNQGYNYTSFRNIAVKRCNSFFKSKVDFAKINVEGHEEEVLEGMKRNLKHIKYL
- a CDS encoding HAD hydrolase family protein — protein: MNCVIFDVDGVFTTGQFLYTKDGKIGKMFGAHDADGIKLLKNKIKIQAISADKRGFEITKRRIQDDMGIKLTLISEKERLDWLKENFDLKTTIYVGDGIHDAKIFDEVGYSIAPKNAFKLTRDKADYVTEHNSGEGAVLDACLHIIEKFLGGLNFE